In Amycolatopsis sp. FBCC-B4732, the genomic stretch CCGGCTTCATCGACGCCCACGCGCACCTCGGCGTGCACGAGGACGGCGAGGGCTGGTCCGGCAACGACACCAACGAGATGACCGACCCGAACGGCGCCCGCTTCCGCGCGATCGACGGCATCGACCCGTACGAGCCGGGCTTCGACGACGCGCTGGCCGGCGGCGTCACGAGCGTCGTCATCAAGCCCGGGTCGGGCAACCCGATCGGCGGGCAGACGATCGGCGTCAAGACCTGGGGCCGCAGCATCCTCGACATGGTCTTCGCGGAGCACGTCAGCGTGAAGAGCGCGCTCGGCGAGAACCCGAAGCGCGTGTACGGCGAGAAGAAGCAGACGCCGTCGACCCGGCTGGGCGTCGCCGCGATCCTGCGCGAGGCCTTCACCAAGGCCCGCAACTACCAGGCCAAGCGCGCGCACGCCGAGGCCGAGGGCAAGCCGCACGAGGTCGACCTGACGCTGGAGACGCTGGCGAAGGTCCTCGACGGCGAGCTGTACTGGGACCAGCACGTCCACCGCGCCGACGACATCGTGACGGCGCTGCGGCTGGCCGACGAGTTCGGCTACAAGCTGGTCATCAACCACGGCACCGAAGGCCACCTCATCGCGGACCTGCTGGCCGAGCGCGACGTGCCGGTGATCCTCGGCCCGCTGTTCACCACGAAGTCCAAGGTGGAGCTGCGCAACCGCACCCTGCGCTCGGCCGGCATCCTGGCCCGCGCCGGCGTGCGGATCGCGATCACGACCGACCACCCGGTGATCCCGATCAACTTCCTGG encodes the following:
- a CDS encoding amidohydrolase produces the protein MAKAIVGGYVVPIDGEPIDGGTVLIDGGKIVAIGAEADVDIPEDAELVDAAGTWVLPGFIDAHAHLGVHEDGEGWSGNDTNEMTDPNGARFRAIDGIDPYEPGFDDALAGGVTSVVIKPGSGNPIGGQTIGVKTWGRSILDMVFAEHVSVKSALGENPKRVYGEKKQTPSTRLGVAAILREAFTKARNYQAKRAHAEAEGKPHEVDLTLETLAKVLDGELYWDQHVHRADDIVTALRLADEFGYKLVINHGTEGHLIADLLAERDVPVILGPLFTTKSKVELRNRTLRSAGILARAGVRIAITTDHPVIPINFLVYQAALAVKDGLDPATALKSLTVNPAAMLGLDGQIGSLKPGLDADVVLWSGDPLDVMNRALRVFVRGDEVYHFDEELGEGVSKDRRYRETR